The genomic segment tcgccctcggccgcacgccgcagctcctccttggtcttggcgAAGCACTGCGTCTGGCGGCCGAAGAAGTCGTGAAGTTGGTCGAGCGAGTTGATGCCCCATAGCTTCGCGAGAAAGGTGTCCCATAGCTTGCGGCCTggcaggccgacgacgacggagtGGGCGCTTAGCAACTTCTCGAAATCCTTGATGCCTATGACGAGGCTGACGGCGTTCTCGGCCTTGCGCCATCGCGTATCTTTGCGGGCGGTGGTGATAAAGCTTTGCGGATCCGGGTCTAGCAGGTGGGATGTGACAAAGGAGAGCACGGGGATGATGGCCGTGGTGGGGACATGTCCGTCCGTGTAAAGctcgatgagggcgaggatgccgaTTTTGGCGGGCGTTAGGTATCGGGACATTGTGCTGGGGTCTCCGGGTCTTCGCACGATCCTGAATGAGGAATTTTTCTCTACTTTGAAATCTTCCTGACGACTGGTTCATCCGGTGGCGTGTGTTGAGCCTCGAGACACGCGGTCAACCATGTTTCCAAGGGCGCCGGCAGGTGAAAAGGTAGGCGCGTCGGCCGGCGCCAAACAATACAAGCAGGTGGGTTGGGCGAGTGAACGACAGGGCACTTGAACTAAGGCAGCCTTCGTTTTCAAGGTAATCTGACAGGCAAGAAACACAGCACACGATCTTCAGCCCGTCAGTCACAATGTTGTCAGTGAGGTTTCTGAGTGAAGTTGAGGGCTCCACCAAGGTTTCTGAGAAACATGATTGGCCACGGATATCCCGTCACAGAAAGCTCTCCCGCCCAAGCAGCGACCCGAGACCGTCCCTCAAAAATTTTGGAAACGCTTTTTGACACTTGACGTCGCGCGTTTCTCCTGGGTGTTCCGCTGAGGTTCATGGGTGTTGTATGTTTGTATGTTGGCACAGCAATAAAACATATTGCCGCATCATTTACGCCAATTGCCGTCTTATGTTCACGTTATGCTGCCATATCATACAGAGGGTCTGTTACAGTTCCCTGGCCAGGATCTTACCCTGCTGAACTTGCCGCTGCCTCCAAATCCCTTTGCCGAATGAACTCGGCTTCCCTCGCTAGATTAATGAAATCCCGAGAGAGTCTGCTCAACCAGTATTGGCCGTCTAGGCCCAGCCCAGTACTCCTCGCAGCATGGTCGAAGCCGTGTCTCCTGATTTCAGGACGCAAACTTCACCTTTCCCTCCACCGGATGCTCTTCCCCTCCCGATTTCTCAACTCGCTCTCCCTCGCTTCTCTGGCCTCCTGCGCAGCCATCATGTCCCCGTCActctcctccaccgcctctTCGACATCGTTCGTCGCCCAAATCCTTTCAATGCATAACTCAAACGGACCCGGCACACGATCCGTCAATCCCAGGCCGACAGTCGTGACCTTGGACCGCAGCATTTCCATCTGTGGTTCGACCACGAAGCCGTGATTCGTCCGCACAAAGCCGTTCCACCTGATGAACACCGTCTCCCATTCGCCCGGCCGCTTCGCGAACAGTCGGTGCTGGTGCAGGTCTGTTGGCACTACCGAGTCCGTCTGCAAATTGATGAAGTAGCTCCGCCGATCCGACTTTACGCGCAACGCAAGATATGAGTACGGGTCAATATCCCAGACCGCCTTGCCGAACAGAGTAGGCTTCTGGTCTGGCGTCCTCCATGCTGCGAACCCTGTGCGTTGGATCTTGGGGTCGTTTTTGGGGAGGTCGGTGGATATCGTGCCGTGGAACCGGGCGTAGCCTCGGGTGCTACTTGCCGGGCTGCTTtgcgacgaggtcgtcgttgtGGAGGGTAGAGAGGGGACCCATTCGAGGGCGCCGTGGGAGAAGCCGCCAATCTCTTGGTCAGTCATGATTTTGCAGTCGTCGGTAGAGCCAGGCGTGCGAAAGTCTTGAAGGACAAATGGGCCCGAGGGGCCCTTGATCCCTTCGGCTTTCACGGCTGCGACGGGCACGACAGGTTAGTGCTCCGTGAGGTCTGGGCAGTGGTACCAAGTTTGTTCTTACCAATACTTGCGCGCCGTTTGAATTCATCCATGGTTCGGGCCCAGATGCCTTTGTTCAACAGCGAGGGTGTTGCCCGCATCTTTTCGACGTCTAGCCGGCTGCGCCGACAGATTCGGTTTTTGGGTGTAGAGGACTGAGGGTCGAGGGAGCTCGGCTCACGAGCGCGATGCGCCTGGGGTTTCTGCAGTTCGTGTGACTTTTACGAGTCAGGCTGGCCGTTGTCCTCGACGGGATGGTTCGAATTGGTACAGAGAGCCGTGTGAGATTGCTTTGCTAAAGTGATATTCAGCTCTCGTAGGACTTATTTTCACTCGAATCGTTGCCATTGGAGCTTCTTCCATGAAGCTTGAGCTTTGAACCGGGACAAAGATGCCCCGTGCTCCGCTTCCATCCCTACCTCTTTTTGTCCCATGAAGTACACTCAAAAGTGATTCTGCGAGGTCCACGACATGCTTGCTTCCGATTGGAGTATCATGTGTTTTTTGTTTCCCATCCAAGCCTCAAGTCGTTTGTTATCTCGGATAGTTTTTTTCGGACAGCAATCATTTTTGTTCGATGAGCTTTTTGAGTCCGCCGTTTCCCGGCTTCACTCACCTTTGCGTACATGGGATCCATGGCATCTTCTGCTAGAAGCCGTAGACCATGAGACCAAAGACATCACGAAATCACGCGAGGAAAGACGCCCGTATTGATCTACTCAAGTGTGTATTTCTGACCATCTATCCGTAAAGGTAGTGTCCGCGACATCCTGAGTAAACGAAGACGGATGTGCCAATTGCACGTTCCAAACATCTGTATCTATAGCCCTGTCCTTGCTTGGTCTCTGTAACCGATCCACCGTCCTTGATCCTTGACGATCATCCCGAGTCCAAGAACCCGAACTGCCTACCGTGTCTGAGAACCCACACCGATTTTTggggttgttgtttttttggtttttggTTGACGTAACAAAATGAGAAAAAGACCTGAGCAAAAGAAGGACATTCGAGAAGATAAAAAGAGGGGAAGCCCGAGGGTTTCAACGAAAGAGAAAGTGTGGTGTGGATGAAGACAGCAGCACGGCAAGGATGATTAGTTCTTAGTAGTTCCCGATCgagccctcgccgacgtaAGGCTGGCCATTCTCCGTCATGACAGGCTCAGACTGGGTGACATTGACTTGGTTAGTCTCGATCTGCTGGGCGGGGATGGACTGGGGAGCGAAGCCGCCGTTGGGGTGAGGCTGACGAACGGGCGACGAGAAAGCCGCAGCCGCGAATGCGGCGGGATCGACGGGGAACGGGGTCCAGAGAGGAGTGCCGTGACCGTAACCCCAGAAGGGCATGGGCGTCGCCTGCTGAGGAGTGATGAAGCCAACCGAGGATCCAGGGCCCTGTGAAAAAGCACCTTGGGAGAAGGCGCCCTGAGAGCAGGGGCTGCCAGCGTAGGGGCTCGGGTTGTAAGCCATGTTGTTATGCATGGGAGTGGCAGCCTGTACAGGgacaggaggaggagccaTGGGGTACTGCATGGGAGTCTGACCCATGTGCTGACCGGCGGACTGATGCATGTGCATGCCTTGGACCATCTGATGCTGGGTCTGAGAACAAATCTGCTGCTGAGCCAGCTGGGTAGGCATCTGCTGGTTCTGGATCTGGATAGGCATCTGAGCCTGCATCTGCTGCTGGACGGGGTGTATCTGAGCCTGTATGTGGTTCTGCATTCTCTGAACGTTATGCGTGCCCTGAGCATTCTGGCGAGCGTTCTGGCGAGCTTTGAGATGAGCATGAGCGTTCTGCTGCGCGTGGTCGCTAGAGGCCATCATGATGGCCTGGGTGGAATGGTGCGAAGCAGTCCGCATCATGGAAGGGGTGCCCTGGATACCCTGGCCATAGGACGTGGAAGAAGGTCCAGCCTCAATGGCCTTGGTGCCTCTCGGGCGGAAAGCAGGAGTGGAAGGAGGATTGCCGCCGTTAATATCCTCGTGGGAGCCATTGCAGTTGGAGCCATGACCCTGGCTGTAGTCATTGCCCGAGGTGTAGCCATTGCTCTGGTTGCGGGCGGGATCGCGGCGGCGCTTGTCAGTGCGACGTTCAACACGAATGAAGGATCCCTGGATGTTGTTCAGGTGCTGTTGAGCCTCGTCAGTCATCTCTTTATTGCCAATCGCCGGAAGACAGGCAGCAAAACTCACATAGCGCTCAATGGCAAGGTCGGGGTACGACGCGTTGGTGAACTCGACGAAAGCGATGAGCTTGGGGCCCTCTGCGCACTTGTCGTCAGTACTTAATCCCCATATGTTCCAAGAATGGAGGGATGCTTACCACGAGCGTACTCGAGGCGCTTGGCCTGAACCGACACAACGGCGCCGATATCCTCCATGAGGATTCGAACGTCGTTCTCGGTGAAAGTCAGGGGGAGGTCCCCAACGAAGATGGAGCGGCGATCGCGATCATAGTGGTCAAGAAAAGCGCGGTCAGAGTTGCGGGCTCTGGCCTGCATGGCCTTCTTGAAATCGAAGGGGTCGACTCTGTACGTCTTGTTGAGGCGGAACGCACGAAGGACCTGCTGGGACGGGTCGAAGACCTCGAACTGTACTCGGATCGTGACGGGAAGCTGAAGCTGCTCCCGAATCTGGGGATCAAGCTGGCGCAAGGTCTCGATCACGCCAAAGGGATGCAAGAGCTCGTTCGCCTCTTCCATGGTGATGTCCACTTGATCACGACGGTAGATGATGTACGTGCCTATGTCAATAAGTATCGGTGATAGTGGCGGATGAAAAACAAGGGCAATCTTACGGTTGGCTCGAACCGTCTCTGTGCGGCAGGGGCGACCGAGAATCACGGATCCCTTGCCGTTGATGCGAGCATCCTCAGCATGCTCCTTGGTCTGTGGAAGTGTCAGTATGAGAGCCTGGTTACCTCAGGTGTCCCAAGAAGAAACTCACGGTAAACTGGCAAAAGCCAAAGGGAAGACCCTGAGGATCGCGACGGAtcttgacgaagacgacacCAAATCTCTGAAACTCCTTAATGACAGCCGCCTCGAGGGTGATGTCATCCTTGTACTCAGGCAGACTAATACGAAAGTTAGCTAGAATAACGAGAGTGATTACTTTGGAGGCTGATACTCACTTGGCAACGAAGATGCAAGCGCCGGTGGGGTAGGTTGCTTGAGGGTCGGACGGGTTGCGCATGGAGGAGGATCCGCCCTTGATGGGAGATCCGCCGACGTAATCGCCGCGACGAACgacgcccttgcccttgaaATCGGTGTTTTGAAGATGACCCTGA from the Colletotrichum destructivum chromosome 10, complete sequence genome contains:
- a CDS encoding Putative complex I intermediate-associated protein 30; protein product: MRATPSLLNKGIWARTMDEFKRRASIAVKAEGIKGPSGPFVLQDFRTPGSTDDCKIMTDQEIGGFSHGALEWVPSLPSTTTTSSQSSPASSTRGYARFHGTISTDLPKNDPKIQRTGFAAWRTPDQKPTLFGKAVWDIDPYSYLALRVKSDRRSYFINLQTDSVVPTDLHQHRLFAKRPGEWETVFIRWNGFVRTNHGFVVEPQMEMLRSKVTTVGLGLTDRVPGPFELCIERIWATNDVEEAVEESDGDMMAAQEAREARESELRNREGKSIRWRER
- a CDS encoding Putative RNA recognition motif domain, nucleotide-binding alpha-beta plait domain superfamily, translating into MPASTGNKMLLEHLHKLTAQHEREQIMKTASASSKKPGRLSATDPDSRKSSETSSFYSSSSEDVERGGGVKLTGPDAFVAHNNPFARRSQAAAQALRPTSSATATVRTYKFPPQDTDEEDDVFQDTVDGSEQRSTIVPSGSYSLGQGHLQNTDFKGKGVVRRGDYVGGSPIKGGSSSMRNPSDPQATYPTGACIFVANLPEYKDDITLEAAVIKEFQRFGVVFVKIRRDPQGLPFGFCQFTTKEHAEDARINGKGSVILGRPCRTETVRANRKIALVFHPPLSPILIDIGTYIIYRRDQVDITMEEANELLHPFGVIETLRQLDPQIREQLQLPVTIRVQFEVFDPSQQVLRAFRLNKTYRVDPFDFKKAMQARARNSDRAFLDHYDRDRRSIFVGDLPLTFTENDVRILMEDIGAVVSVQAKRLEYAREGPKLIAFVEFTNASYPDLAIERYVSFAACLPAIGNKEMTDEAQQHLNNIQGSFIRVERRTDKRRRDPARNQSNGYTSGNDYSQGHGSNCNGSHEDINGGNPPSTPAFRPRGTKAIEAGPSSTSYGQGIQGTPSMMRTASHHSTQAIMMASSDHAQQNAHAHLKARQNARQNAQGTHNVQRMQNHIQAQIHPVQQQMQAQMPIQIQNQQMPTQLAQQQICSQTQHQMVQGMHMHQSAGQHMGQTPMQYPMAPPPVPVQAATPMHNNMAYNPSPYAGSPCSQGAFSQGAFSQGPGSSVGFITPQQATPMPFWGYGHGTPLWTPFPVDPAAFAAAAFSSPVRQPHPNGGFAPQSIPAQQIETNQVNVTQSEPVMTENGQPYVGEGSIGNY